CAAGGGCACTTTTTGTTTGATTTAAGTCGTAAACTGACAGCATGGTTTGAATTTCTATTTTTTAGAATACTATTTCTATATTTATAGTCGGAGTAAAAACGTGTTACTTTTAACTCTAGCAGCTTTGAAATGTAATTATTTATAAAATAATTGATGAAATTCATAGAGAATAATAGGACTTCATCCTTAGTTTCCTCATAAATGGATTTAATATCTGTTATTTTATTTTTTGTATTATAACTAATGATTATACTACAATCATCAAATCATCAAATCATCAAATCATCAAATCATCAAATCATCAAATCATCAAATCATCAAATCATCAAATCATCAAATCATCAAATGATATTATAACATCGATAAATTCCATTCCCCTCAAGAATATGATTGATGTTCTTCTGAATTTCATCTATTTCAATTACATCGTCAGCCTGTGTAGTATCCTTACCATTAATAAAGGAAGGGGATAATAATAAGTCTCCTCGGCTTAGCCCTGTGACTTCTGTATGAAGAGCAACTTTAGGAGAGCTGGATATCCAAGCAGACTTTCCTGATCTTAGAACTAGTGCAATTGCAATGCTTGCAAAGTTATTTAGGTGATGAAGTTTTTGTACATCTTGTTTTACTTTATGTCTATTTTTTATGGATAAAATATTCCAATATCTATTCATCTTTTGAAACTCTTGCTCTTGTACTATCTAATTATATACCCAAGCGGCCTCAAGGTCCTTGATTTAGAGTGTTGATAATTGGCTACATAGATAACTTTATAGATATGGAGAGATGGCACTTCAACTTGCTGGTTGTTACTGAATAAGATTTATTTGTGCGGATTTTTCTCAAAAGTACAATTTTCAATCTACACTGATTTTGCAAAATCAAATGATAGGGAATTGTGATGAAATCTGTCGATAAATCAAACAATAAGGGGATAAGCATTTTTGCGTTAGCAATGCTTAATATCGTTGCTGTTGTCAGCCTGAGGGGATTGCCCGCAGAAGCGGAGTATGGATTAAGCTCCATCTTCTACTACATCTTTGCGGCGATTGTTTTTCTAGTGCCAGTTTCTCTTGTCGCCGCTGAGCTTGCAACCGGGTGGTCTGAAAAAGGAGGCGTTTTTCGTTGGGTTGGTGAGGCTTTTGGACCTCGATTAGCCTTCTTGGCGGTATTCTTATTGTGGATTGAAGTGACGGTTTGGTTTCCAACGGTCTTGACCTTTGGTGCGGTATCATTGGCTTATATCGGACCAGACCAGAGCTGGGATCAAGCACTGTCGGAGAACAAATTTTTTGTCTTAGCGATTGTATTAGCCATTTATTGGTTTGCAACCTTCGTCGGCTTAAAAGGGACAGAAGCTTTTGCCAAAGTGGCAAAATGGGGGGGCTTAATTGGCACGATTATCCCTGGGGTTGTTCTTATCATTCTTGGCTTTTCTTACCTTCTTTCTGGTAACACTCCTCAAGTTGAGCTGGGTTGGGATGAATTGATCCCTGATTTTTCAAACTTTAATAACGTGGTTCTTGCCGCCAGTATCTTTCTGTTTTATGCAGGGATGGAAATGAATGCCATCCATGTTAAAGAGGTCAAAAATCCCGGCAGAAATTATCCGATTGCGATTGGTATTTCCTCTATTGGGACCGTTGCGATCTTTGTATTAGGGACCCTGGCGATTGCATTTGTGGTTCCTCAAAAAGACATCAGTCTTACCCAAGGCCTCTTAGTGGCCTATAAACAAATGTTTGTTTGGGCAGGTATTGGCTGGGCATCCCCAATCATTGCGGTGTGTTTAGCGTTTGGTGTACTTGCTGGTGTTGTGAGTTGGGTAGCGGGGCCATCAAGTGCATTATTAGTGGTGGCAAAAGGGGGTTACTTACCAAGGTTTTGGCAACATACCAATAGCAAGGGAATGGCAACACATATCATGCTGGCTCAGGCAGTGATCGTCACCTTCCTTTCCGTGATATTTGTGGTGTTACCGTCGGTTCAAGCGGCCTATCAAATCTTAAGTCAATTGACCGTTATCCTTTATCTCATCATGTATCTATTGATGTTTTCTGCTGCGATTTATTTGCGTTACAGCCAACCTAATCGACCACGTACCTATAAAATTCCTGGCGGTCACCTTGGGATGTGGTTTGTGGGTGGATTAGGTTTTGTTGGTGCGTTAACAGCCTTCTTATTCTCCTTTATTCCTCCTGCTCAAGTTGCGGTCGGTAGTCCAACCTTGTTTGTCTCAATTTTGGTTG
This window of the Vibrio azureus genome carries:
- the gadC gene encoding putative glutamine/gamma-aminobutyrate antiporter GadC encodes the protein MKSVDKSNNKGISIFALAMLNIVAVVSLRGLPAEAEYGLSSIFYYIFAAIVFLVPVSLVAAELATGWSEKGGVFRWVGEAFGPRLAFLAVFLLWIEVTVWFPTVLTFGAVSLAYIGPDQSWDQALSENKFFVLAIVLAIYWFATFVGLKGTEAFAKVAKWGGLIGTIIPGVVLIILGFSYLLSGNTPQVELGWDELIPDFSNFNNVVLAASIFLFYAGMEMNAIHVKEVKNPGRNYPIAIGISSIGTVAIFVLGTLAIAFVVPQKDISLTQGLLVAYKQMFVWAGIGWASPIIAVCLAFGVLAGVVSWVAGPSSALLVVAKGGYLPRFWQHTNSKGMATHIMLAQAVIVTFLSVIFVVLPSVQAAYQILSQLTVILYLIMYLLMFSAAIYLRYSQPNRPRTYKIPGGHLGMWFVGGLGFVGALTAFLFSFIPPAQVAVGSPTLFVSILVVLAVIFVAIPFLIFRARKPYWKDPQETDFAPFTWELENTHPGVINHSDVHVHQLADSKA